One Diospyros lotus cultivar Yz01 chromosome 1, ASM1463336v1, whole genome shotgun sequence genomic window carries:
- the LOC127790234 gene encoding uncharacterized protein LOC127790234 — protein MSPLATTLLTLSLLLLLPHVSRAQERAPHGLAFESPTALPPSGIDFFNPKADQSQQPVTRDPCSSSHCSPLPLAATVASSLGRESTFTPGSGGGASGGVGAGAVAGIVFGFVFVVVLAMGAYYVAVTRRVNLSRSNSVKPDA, from the coding sequence ATGTCACCCTTGGCTACAACCTTGTTGacactttctcttcttctcttgttGCCCCACGTCTCTCGGGCCCAAGAAAGAGCTCCCCACGGCCTTGCATTTGAGAGCCCCACGGCGTTGCCACCCTCCGGCATTGATTTCTTCAACCCAAAGGCTGATCAGAGCCAGCAGCCAGTTACCAGAGACCCTTGCTCTTCCTCCCACTGCTCGCCATTGCCTCTGGCTGCCACCGTGGCCTCAAGTCTGGGTCGTGAGAGCACATTCACGCCCGGCTCCGGGGGAGGGGCCAGCGGGGGAGTAGGCGCTGGTGCGGTCGCCGGAATTGTGTTTGGGTTCGTGTTTGTGGTGGTGTTGGCCATGGGGGCTTACTATGTGGCGGTCACTAGAAGGGTCAATTTGAGTCGAAGTAATTCCGTTAAGCCTGATGCTTGA